The genomic segment GAACTTATAATTCAGATATTCTTTGTCGAATCATAACAATTTGGGAAAGGTTTGAGGTTGTGAAATTGGCAAGAGTGTTTCTGTTGTAATATCTGATCATGTTCAGTGCTCCTTATGGAAAGAAGTGAACCTGCGTTAGCTCCACAATGGTTGAGAAATACCGGAAGTGTTACTGGGGGTGGCAATTCAGCCCACCACTTTGCGTCTTCTTCTCACTCTGGTACACCCTTTTCTAAAACTTGTACACCCAAGTGGTGCTATTACTATGAACTTGTactctcttttttcttctttccgaGTCCATGTTACATCTAATACTTCTTGGATTATTGGTGATTGTAGTAATgtataattaattttgttttgtGTTACAATTGTCATGTAGATGTTTCTTCTTTGGCTCCTCATGCAAGAAGTAGAACTTCTAAGACCTTAAGTGAATTTGAAACTCGTTCCTCTTTTCTTGACCGGTCTTCCTCATCTAACTCGCGAAGGAGTTCAAGTAATGGTTCTGCTAAGCATGCCTATAGTAGTTTTAACAGAAGTCACCGTGATAAGGAccgagaaaaagagaaagatagATTTGGAGACCATTGGGATCGGGATTCCTCTGACCCCTTAGGAAATATATTTACCAGGGTTGAGAAGGACACACTGCGGCGTTCTCAGTCTTTGGTTTCAAGGAAACCAGGTGAGCAATTGTCTCGAAGGGTTTCTACGGACTTGAAAAGCTCTAGTAATAGTAACCACAGCAATGGCAATGGCACACTTTCTGGGTGTCTTGGTGCTAGCATCCAGAAGGCTGTATTTGAAAAGGACTTTCCCTCACTCGGAACTGAAGAAAGGCAAGGTGTCCCTGATATTGGAAGAGTTTCCTCTCCTGGTTTTACTACAGCTGTTCAGAGTTTGCCTGTTGCTAATTCTTCTTTGGTTGGTGGAGAGGGTTGGACCTCAGCTCTTGTAGAGGTGCCACCAAAGAACGGAAACAGTGGCTCAGGATCTTTTCCCTTGCAACAAACTGCTGCAGCAGTTACTTCAGGGTCTGGCACTCCAACTGCAATGGCTGGTCTTAATATGGCTGAAGCTTTGGCACAGGCTCCATCACGAACTCGTGCTGCACCACAGGTAATTGAGAAAGTCATATGTTCCTCTATCTAACAATTTGTAGTTGCGGCTTTTTTTTCCCTTGAAAAAATATTGTACTTTTCATTActattttttttgacaaaacacTACTCGTTATCAATCTaactataattattattgtattgaTTTCTTTTTGGGCTTTCTAGTTGTCTGTCAAGACACAAAGGCTCGAGGAACTGGCTATAAAACAGTCAAGGCAACTAATACCGGTGACACCTTCCTTGCCTAAAACATTAGTAAGTGGATTGCATTTGATAGCTGTTGTAGCCTGTTTTTATATGTACTACGTAATTGTTGGATATTGTTAGTTGCTAATGGGTTTTTGTTGTCGTGTATTGTGTTAAAATTTTGTAACATTATAGTATTTTGTCAGTTTGCTATTCTGGGCTGGGAGATGAAAACAATAACCAAACTGTGATTAAAGTTGTACTTTTGTTGCCTCTTGTTTACTCTCTAACAAACCGTGGGCTTGTAAAAATGTCCTGGTAATTGAGTAGCTTCTGGCTTTCATGACTAGGTTTTCTTATATCTTTCCTCATAGTAATAAACTAATGTAATGACCCAAGGGATTTTGTGAATTTCAAGTTTATGAGTTTATTTTTAGTTCGGTTCTCATCCAAGAATTAGAATCTGTTTTTAGAttccttttgttttttttactGAAAGTTTATTATTGCTCTAGTTATCCTCAATTCATGACCTGTAAGCACATATATGTAATAAtttttgctttgtttttgttTAGTAAGGAGTAATTTGACCATAGGTTATAGTGCACTATTGAACAATTTTAGTGAACATTTTAATGTTTATATGTTCATAGCCTTGTACGGTTGCCTAATTTGCATCTAAGACTACTCTGGGATGGCTCCAGTAGTTGTTACTTTCTAGTATGAatgtatttgtttgtacttctaGTTGGAGAAATTACCATAGAGAATCATGACATAGTTATCTTTTTCTGTCGTAAAATTGAGTTGTATTTATTTATAAGATGTTGTAAGCATATTATTGACTAGCTTACTCATTAACTGTTGGTACGAGAAATTTCTGTCATATTCTTCAGGTACATTCATTTAAGATTTTATCCCAGCCAGAAGAAAAAGTGtcctttttgtttttttagtttGTTCTCCCCTCATAATTTACCTATTATAACAAAATATATGGTCATAAAACAGAAGAATCTGTGCTGAGCTTATGTTATAGTATTGTACCATAGATGCTGTAACTTGCTAGTCAAACGTTAataattttgtcatttttttacTTTGATTAATGTTAggatattttttttgtttggttgtataCTTGAACGTTACCTTCACCATTGGGGGCCATTTTCTTGAGGTGTGAGTGTAAGTGTTTCTTTCATATCATTTGATTCTCTTGTAATTTGAGATGTGTAAGCTCTGCCATCTCTACTCCCTTGGATCACTTGGGAGGCAAGATTGGAATGTATAGTGAGGTCAATTGTTTGCAAGATGGTTGCCTTGCAGACTACTGTTTTGGTGTTTATAGCTAGCAGCACTCTTGAGAGTGCTTGAGATGTGGACCAAAATATTACTTTTTTGTATTATAAGTAATTTGTGGAGTCCACATGTTAAATAGTAAGACAATAGTGTAAAAGTGACTCTGAAAACTTAGCACTCATTTTATTatgattattgaattaaatagTTGTTTTAACATATAAAGTTCTATATtttggaaaggaaaaaaaatgtggCCTTGgtcattattttttaaaacaatctGATGGCAATGACTTTTGCTTAAGACGTATAACTAGATAGGTTATTTTGATTCAGGGCTTTGCTAATTGTTGTGGCTGTGTCTCTTGTATGTTGCTTTCATCTTGTATTTGCAATGTCTGTTGAGCTGCCTTTTGTAAGTATTCTTACTTGTAAGCATACTTTGTTAACATAGATGATGTATTTTCCCCCCCAAACAGTAAATCTTAACTATAACAATCATGTTCATTacccaaaaaaaagaaaaactgtGGCTATTTCTATTTCATAATCTGTGCTTGAATTTGTTCAAATAAGACATTATTTAGTTAAGTTTCTAGTCAGTTTAAATACTACTATCATCTCATGGAAATAATCTAAATGATGTTTTAGAAGTGTTGGATTAATTCATGTGCTTGGGCACATTCCTCTCACCTTGCCGATTTGTTTTCCTCTAGTAAGTGGTGGTTGGTTTTTCGTGGTGGTAAATCTGGGGTGGGTGGGCGAGCGGGCGAATATTCTTCAGACAGCTAATTCTGAGGATACTTTAGCTTACAATGTGTAACTCGTATCATATATGTACTTATTGATGATTGTATGgctttttttaatatattgaaaCGGCTCATTTAACTTTTCAGACTCTCAGTTCTGATAAATCAAAGCCCAAAACTGGTGCCAGAACTGGTGAGATGAATGTGACTCCTAAGAGTGGACAGCAGCAGCAATCCTCATTGCACAATGTTAATCAATACCTACGTGGTGGAAGTATGAAGCCTGATACTCCAAAGACATCTCATGGGAAGTTTCTCGTTCTTAAACCAGTCCGGGAGAATGGTGTCTCTCCTTCATCAAAAGATGTCACTAGCCCAACATATAGTTCCACTAGTAAAGCATTTAATACTCAAGTGGCTGCTGCTCCTCCAGTTGTATCTGCTTCTTCTAGGAGTCCCAACAGTCGGAAAGTTTCCTCTCTGGAGCGCAAGGTTGCTGCTCTGGATTTGAAATCAGGACCTGCTTTGGAAAAGAAACCTTCTTTGTCTCAGTCCCAGAGCAGGAATGATTTTTTTAATCTCATAAAGAAGAAAACCTCAGTAAACCCTTCAACTGCCCTCCCAGATTCAGGTCCTCATATTTCTTCTCCTACTAGTGAAAAATCAGGTGAAGAAACTAGGGAGGCATTCAGTGCTCCTGCAAGTCCACACACTGTTGAAAACGGTGCTGAAGTGAATGGCAATGGTGATAGCTGTAAAGAAATACAGAGGTTTTCTGATGGTGGAGAGGATGAATGTCCCAGCGCTGCTTTATATCTGGATGAGGAAGAGGTTAAATTCCTCCGATCACTTGGATGGGATGAAAATGCTGCTGAGGATGAAGGGCTTACAGAAGAGGAGATCAGTGCGTTTTATGAGGAGGTAAATAGATCTTTGTATTTGTATTTTTTACTATGATGGCTTTAAAACCATGAAGAGTTATAATAAAATTTCGTACACATCTAAAACTAGAGTTTCAGTAGTTTGAGTTGAGCTCATGTAGTACAAAATAGTTTTCTCAATAATTGGACTCTTGTCTTACTAACTACATGTTGGTTGTAATTCTTATGTAGTGCATGAAGAAGGGGCCATCCTTCAAACTATGTCGTGGATTACAGCCAAAGTTTTCAATGCTGCCTGAATCTCATGCCACTAACCCTGGTGGGGCTTCTTCTGAATTAAGTTCGTCTGACTCGGGATCTGATGCATGATATTACTTCTTTTTTTCCCCCCTTACATAATTAGATCCAAGAAGTTCCAATTTTTTGAAAGCAGATGGttagtttctttctttcttttttttttcttatttttgttttgaaaagaAAGCTGATGAGTTGGGTATGAAAGAAGAGAGGGTGGGTTTTGGTTGGAACTCTGTATTCTGCAAATAGTGCAATAAGTTACAGGTGCCCCAATCCTACCTTTTGCTAAAACGAGGTTTTTTTAGGTTCCAAAAAATTGTTAGGGAGAGGGGTAGGGTAGGGGCTGTTTTGTCTGGCTGTGAAAGGTGCTTAGAAATTGCGTCCTTTGGTGTTATTTTGGtccttttccttttttctttcagGAGGGTTTGATTCAAAAGAAAAAGGCTCATGCTGTTTTTGGTCAATTTTACGGAAAAAGAAATcaaaaaagttttatttttagttgacatcattctttcttttactttttatatatatatgaatcaatTTAGCATTTAGAACTTGTTTAATTGTCTATGTATTCTCATTTTGTTGTTAGTTTTTGTAAAAAGCAGGTCACGTTTATACTAGTTTGGTACTATTAATTTAAGCATGAAATAGTAAATGTAAAGTGAATTTTAAAAACCAAAACTTTAAAATCCGTTGAGCAAGTTAAGTGCCTGCATAATCTGCTGCACTTGAGAACGCTTTGTGAAAAATCTCATTTTCtttaaaaagaaaaactaataagaattgtatatttttttaaaactccaTTAGATAATAAAATGAACCAGAAAATTGTGGAGACTTGTAGGATTAAAACAGGTGTCTACATTGCATTGCCTATCTCTTATGATCTTATCCAAAAGAGTGAACGTAACTATCTGACAGGGAGACCAGGGCTTTTTATATTTGACCTCGGTGCTGAGTCTTGACTCGAGTATGAAATGAAAAAAAGCTGAACATCACGTAATTGGACGAGTGATGTGGCTTTGGTTATTGGATTTCTAGAAGTGGTAGATGGCAATATTTAATTTGTCTTCAGTTATTATTCTTATGTGGCAGTCAAAACAAACACTTTCATTATCTTGGGGCGCTATTATAAAATGAGTGTTGCttgtcatatttaattttgttaaacACCGCATGATATCGTATTCAATTCAATTATTGATTAGtgatatttaataatatttattaaattcaaataagtgactCAAGATTTTACTTATAAAAGTAAATTACTTTTTTGTGATATTGGGCATcagtaattttaataattttttataacaaTATATATTGTTAATATAGTAGGTATTtcacaaatttttaaaatttaaaaaaaaataatttatagtacTAAAAATATGGTTCAAATAATTAATTGCATGCATGACAGAATGTTTAAATCCTAATTTTTGTAACGTAAATTATTAGAAATTTTTCAAAAACTAGTAAGATGTCTCTTACAAGTACAATATACAtcgtcataaaaaaaaattaagttatgaTATTTCTATGTGCTGAAAATTGAGATGTCTTTGCCAGTAAAAGTAAAAGTAGCACTTAAGTATAAAAATGTCCTACATATATATGCTCAATATAATTTCTTTTAATCTTTGCCTCACGAAACTCATTTTCGTGAGTATActcctttataaaaaaaatacttatttctaatattttttattatgatAAAGTTTTGACCATGAAAATGAGTAGTTTTCAAAAAATGCTAAAAATGAACGTTGTAAGTCTTTGTCCTAGCTTTCCAATACCATTGATTTTATGTCATTTGAAGTTTTGTAGAACAAGATATGACTTAAGACTAAGCTTTAACTTGTTGATATTAGCcttcaaaaaattattttttagcgACCTATTTTTTTCCCCAAATAAAAGCTCTACCTTCTAGCATTCCAACAAAAACATATTTGGAGTGTAGAGATCAGTGTGGCCAAATCATTTCCCAACCTCATTTTTGCGAGTATACTCCTTTAAAAAAATGTTGATTTCTAATATTTTGCGTTAGGACTAAGTTTTATAATGAAAACGAGCGATTTTTTAGAAATGCTAAACATAAAAGTTATAGTCCTATCTCTTAGATTTCCAATGACGCTGACTTTATGACATTTGAAGTCTAGTCGTGCTTGCTAGACAAGGTTGGTAGAAAAATACAACACAgatacaataataataaaaatctatATATTATTGAATTAGTGATTGTATTTTGTTTGGTAAACACTACTAATAATTTTAATCTCTTGATCTGGCTTCATAGGTTAAGTATATCTAAATTATCTGAAAAATATTGCGCGTTAATTTCATTTGCATTTCTTATCTCATTTAACTCACATATTGCATAcaaatttaattcattaaatctatttttaaaaaaaagaataattcATTAAATCTACTAattaaaaatagggttttcaaTAATATTTGTTCCTTACTTTAAAATTGTTTTGAGTTTTAATTTTGAAACCTTTTAGGATGTCTTTGTGTTTTTAGAATTAATGAGATATTTGAGGCATAGATTTCTAAACTTTTTCCAATTGTAGCATTTATATACTCAAACTTTGTTTTAAGAGAAAAATAGTCAAACATGCCAAAATAGTGTGGTTGCCACAatctcctttaactctgctgaaTATTGACCAGGTTGATGTCACAAATGTTGAAATTGATCCATCTCATAATATAAAAAAGTGCACTTTACAAACTTATGGTAAAAAATAAGTTACTTTGTATAAAACTTATGCCACAAAAATATGATAACtctagaaaataaataaataaatatgagaATCCCACAAAATATTATAAACAAATGGAAATATCACATATTATGCATACAAAtactctaaatttttcatatatgCCCCATAACTAACTTTTCCCAAAATATGTCATTTTGTAATTATTAGACCCGATTGCACCTCCCAttaactcccccccccccccccccctctcttcCAAGATGGCACCACCACAACCACTTCCTCAAGGCAGCAGAACACCACCACTCCACGCTGACACCGTCATTAGTATCACCCTCTCCATTGACGCCGCCACCTCCACCACCATTGAAGCACCCCATCCAAactctctctttattttttttaagttttaatgatgaaaaatctaatctaaaACAAAATCCCAAGAAAAGAATGACTTAAGACACTAATTTATAGATTTCAAACACTTATGTACAAGATTTTTGAGTTTTATTTGCATTTTTTTCAGATCTAGAATTTTGAAAAATTGCAGAAAAATGACGTCTAACGATGCGTAACGATACATATGCGATGTCATTGCAATAGTGTCTTGAAAATATGGTTTTTGGCAAAAAATAAATGATGTCTAACGATGCTATTGCGATTCTATTGCGATGGTGCCTTTCAAACATGATTTTAGGCCAAAAATGATACATAACGATGGTGTTGCGATTCTGATGCAATAGCAGTGCGATGGTACATTAAAAACATGGTTTTTGCCAAAAAAATGATACCTAACAATGCTGCTGCGATGCTGTTACGATGGTGCCTTGGAAACATGGTTATGCCTAGCGATTCTGATGCGATGGTACATTGAGAACATGATTTTTGGCCGAAGAATTAATCCTAACGATGCTGTTGCGATTCTATTGCGATGGTTCCTTGAAAACATGATTATGCCTAATGATGCTGATGCGATGCCAGTGTGATGGTATATTGAAAATATGGGTTTTGGGCAAAAAATGTTGCCTAATGATGTTGCTGCTATGCTATTCCAATATTGTAGCGATGGTGCCTTGAAAACATCGTTTAAAGATACCATCGCAACATCGCAATAACATCGCAGCAACATCATTAGGCATCATTTTTGGGCCAAAAACCATGTTTTCAATGTACCATCATATTGGCATCGCAAAAACATCGTTAACATAATTGTTTGGCCTAAAAACCATGTTTGTAAGACATTATCGCAATAGCATCGCAGTAGCATCGTTAGGATtcatttttttttgccaaaaaccATATTTTCAAGGCAAAAAAACAATGAGATTTTTGGTTTGTCACACCGGCAACAAAAAACGGACGTCGTACCTTTGGTCACTGCTGACGTTATCTCTAGTTTGTCTTCTTCTTCTGTGCATTTTTCTTCTTCAcgttcttcttcgtcttctttgttgtttcaaatctattttttttttagatctatttttttttccatatctcTCTAAGTAACCGATTACTGCATGATCTGGTTTTGTTTTTCATAATTGAGTTTTTCGAGAACCTAGTTGTACCCAGTTATCTTATTCAATCTCCTTCTTCttattttgcattttaaatctgatttttcactttagattgaattttttttcttccagcCTTAAGTGTAACCGATTACCATCAcgattttttcagttttttttcctcatatctgattttttttttcagacctgTTTAAGTATCcttgtgttaggattaatgccctaaaagtatgtaaagacattttattgaattaaataaaaagaaattttttattatttttgaatattataattattgtttgaattgattatattataatataaagaaaattcattattcattcacgagaatatgatcttgtattagtacaagataattaagatcatatataatgcataaaatagtcagtaacatattaaatattacaaatagattaaaattataaaaataacctcaaaacatattaaaactagctactaaaactatataaaaataaaatatggtatacaaataaaatattacaaatatatgggaaaaaaaactcccataaaaatgtaaacaaacaaaaaaaaaatgtcataAGAAACTCAAGAAAAAAAACAGCCACatttttcaaagtttaaaaaaaatctcatatttggtATAATTTCatctataaaatatataattaaattgagtttcaaatagaaatataaatatatatattaaattagaaaattatataaattaactctaaaattaaaaatattaatcaaaatttatttaattcattaaaagaaatatatttatttataaaaaattaaaaataaatatttttctccAATGTTGTGCCATTTTTATTAGTGAAATATGTTTAAATTTTGACTTCTTATTTATATATAGTGTccatattttagtttttttttttctaaaaagaaaattaaaaatcacGTATTCATCATGAGAAAAATGAAAATGAATTCTAATGTTGTGTATATAgaactaaaaataataatattaaatttgtTATAAAAATATTAAGAATTATTGAAATATAAAGTGTAAGGAAAATATATAGACACAGGAATAGAGAGGAATATTAAGAGAAAGTAAACTCTTGTGTATTATTTCAATGAGGATGTATCCAtatttatacagataaatatGATATAGAAAAATCAAGGAAGTATCATAAATACAATCAATAATTAATGTTGATATTTAAATTTAGGTAACTTGGTGATTCTCCATTATTACGATATTTAACTAAGGagattcttcattattatggacattcatatatatatatatacataatatttaTAATACTCCCACTTGGATGTCCATAAAAATTGCCTCATTAAAAACCTTGCCAGTAAAAACCAGTGGGTCAAAAGCTCGGTCAAGGAAAAAAATGTGCGGTGTGCATTTACTCCCCATCATATTGACATTCATGGAGATATTTTAATTGACACATTTCATTCTTATGTACCATCTTCTTGAATGTTGACGTTGGTAATGACTTTGTGAATAAGTATGCGAGATTATCACTAGATCGATTTTGTTGAACATTAATATCACCACTCTTTTGAAGGCTATGTGTGAAGAAGAATTTTGGCGAAATGTGTTTAGTTCTATATTCTTTATTGTATCTCATTTTAGCTGAGCATTGCATGCACTGTTATCTTCATAGAGAATTGTTGGTACTTCTTTATCGGGTGATAATCCACATGTTCCTCGAATGGTACTTCTTTATCAGGAGTAGCATTAatatttaatgtttaaattatCAATACTTTATAGTATTAAGTGTTGTGAAAAAATGATAACGCAAGTATATGTATCGTTTCAAGTAATAAATTGCATGAGTATCGTCTCACGAAAATTGAATTACCAAGTACCAATATTTAATTCATAATCTTTATTTGGCTAATGAAGAATTGtcgactaaagaaaactaaaatataaacataaaaattatgaaacaaaacaattaaaaactgttgtacc from the Humulus lupulus chromosome X, drHumLupu1.1, whole genome shotgun sequence genome contains:
- the LOC133804283 gene encoding uncharacterized protein LOC133804283, whose product is MERSEPALAPQWLRNTGSVTGGGNSAHHFASSSHSDVSSLAPHARSRTSKTLSEFETRSSFLDRSSSSNSRRSSSNGSAKHAYSSFNRSHRDKDREKEKDRFGDHWDRDSSDPLGNIFTRVEKDTLRRSQSLVSRKPGEQLSRRVSTDLKSSSNSNHSNGNGTLSGCLGASIQKAVFEKDFPSLGTEERQGVPDIGRVSSPGFTTAVQSLPVANSSLVGGEGWTSALVEVPPKNGNSGSGSFPLQQTAAAVTSGSGTPTAMAGLNMAEALAQAPSRTRAAPQLSVKTQRLEELAIKQSRQLIPVTPSLPKTLTLSSDKSKPKTGARTGEMNVTPKSGQQQQSSLHNVNQYLRGGSMKPDTPKTSHGKFLVLKPVRENGVSPSSKDVTSPTYSSTSKAFNTQVAAAPPVVSASSRSPNSRKVSSLERKVAALDLKSGPALEKKPSLSQSQSRNDFFNLIKKKTSVNPSTALPDSGPHISSPTSEKSGEETREAFSAPASPHTVENGAEVNGNGDSCKEIQRFSDGGEDECPSAALYLDEEEVKFLRSLGWDENAAEDEGLTEEEISAFYEECMKKGPSFKLCRGLQPKFSMLPESHATNPGGASSELSSSDSGSDA